The Henckelia pumila isolate YLH828 chromosome 2, ASM3356847v2, whole genome shotgun sequence genome includes a window with the following:
- the LOC140882084 gene encoding uncharacterized protein isoform X4 translates to MSSQIPTVSVRDLVDEAKKRIVILVVCVVGLSYLMSLTSSSVLVNLPAAMFLIIIFRYLSLDFDMRRKTATYKSKPTSENSSTKRKLVESPRVVGERSDWKNKVNSPVVEEALDHFTRHIISEWVTDLWYSRITTDRQGPEELVLIMNGVLAEISSRMRNVNLLDLLTRDTINLLCSQLELFRATKTKIEAQQSRFLTIEERDVELKTILAADNKLHPALFSAEAEHKVLQHVMNGVILFTFKPEDLQCSLFRYMTRELLACVVIRPVINLANPRFINERIESLIISVNKKTNMVGNATHMTSQSRVNGSTQVSSEDISESTDPSVNGVELVKLKDQNNKGDGDLDLENTSETLLSKDPLLSMDTRSTRSWNSLPDIHNCDGKDNQLVRSGDVLGGSPHVFSHKKIDSLAPEHLDNIWEKGRNYKTKEDVDPLADPVQGNSLGVLSNTVELPKQKKNELETMGGFLDKGVLSSGCYKHPGDNDTLAKENQASISLHEGEYEDRSLPSEEVESWSSSYSEGEDTSNVTGLDSPAIKVWDGKNKRNFSRIHHPLETLDGHRSIKGRKGHLIAKRLHRTKSAKKRSRRSGYNGHLWQEGERTSFLLGDGQDVLNSTDVVDKPGDSSDDGETELLGRAFSEATASPSLSTAYLPGNHKLAVNSATNSVIADSFFKLRCEVLGANIVKSGSKTFTVYSISVTDVNNNSWTIKRRFQHFEELHRRLKEFPEYYLHLPPKHFLSTGLDVFVIQERCTLLDQYLKKLLQLPTISCSIEVWDFLSVDSQMYIFSDSLSIIETFPVDLNGTLYEKNKGPKKNAQPVNDPISSTKENFRNENHHSESRIKGDHGWEDSKLKARDQSLSAKKPEKEVGKASQESNSDFKSSEPKNILSVRNMERAANGDRRAPLSADAIYVSSDATLPSE, encoded by the exons ATGAGCAGCCAGATACCAACTGTGAGCGTTAGGGATCTCGTCGATGAAGCTAAGAAGCGAATTGTCATTTTGGTCGTGTGCGTTGTTGGACTCTCCTATCTCATGTCGT TGACAAGTTCATCAGTTTTAGTCAACTTGCCTGCTGCCATGTTCTTAATAATCATTTTTCGCTATTTGTCTCTGGATTTTGATATGCGGAGGAAAACTGCTACTTACAAAAGCAAACCAACATCTGAAAACAGCTCTACCAAGAGAAAACTTGTTGAGAGCCCAAGAGTTGTTGGTGAAAGGTCTGACTGGAAGAATAAGGTGAACTCCCCTGTAGTGGAGGAAGCACTTGATCATTTTACTCGTCATATTATCTCAGAGTGGGTGACAGATTTATGGTATTCTCGCATAACTACTGATAGACAAGGTCCAGAAGAGCTTGTGCTGATAATGAATGGTGTACTAGCCGAAATTTCCAGTCGCATGAGAAATGTCAATCTCTTGGATCTTTTAACAAG GGATACTATCAATCTTCTATGCAGTCAGCTGGAGCTTTTTCGTGCAACTAAGACAAAGATTGAGGCGCAGCAATCAAGATTTTTGACAATTGAAGAGAGAGACGTCGAACTGAAGACTATTCTCGCGGCAGATAACAAACTGCATCCTGCTTTGTTTTCTGCTGAAGCTGAGCATAAG GTTCTTCAACATGTCATGAATGGTGTCATTTTGTTTACGTTCAAACCAGAGGATCTGCAGTGTTCCTTGTTTCGCTATATGACCAGGGAACTCCTTGCTTGTGTTGTAATACGACCAGTCATAAATCTTGCTAACCCAAG GTTTATTAATGAGAGGATTGAATCTCTAATTATTTCTGTAAACAAGAAGACTAATATGGTAGGTAATGCAACTCATATGACATCACAATCGAGAGTTAATGGATCCACACAGGTATCATCTGAAGATATTTCAGAGTCCACAGATCCTTCTGTTAATGGTGTTGAACTGGTAAAGTTGAAAGATCAGAATAACAAAGGTGATGGGGATCTTGACTTGGAAAATACGAGTGAGACACTTCTCTCTAAGGATCCATTGCTTTCCATGGATACACGGTCCACCCGTTCTTGGAATTCTTTACCAGATATTCATAACTGCGATGGTAAAGATAATCAACTGGTCAGATCTGGGGACGTGTTGGGTGGTTCTCCTCATGTGTTTTCACACAAAAAGATTGACTCCTTGGCTCCAGAACATTTAGATAATATATGGGAAAAGGGAAGGAACTACAAAACGAAGGAAGATGTGGATCCACTGGCTGATCCTGTGCAGGGGAACTCGTTGGGGGTGTTATCTAACACAGTGGAGCTGCCAAAGCAGAAGAAAAATGAATTGGAAACAATGGGTGGTTTTTTGGATAAAGGTGTTCTTAGTTCTGGATGTTACAAACACCCTGGGGATAATGATACTTTGGCAAAAGAGAATCAAGCTTCAATTTCCTTACATGAAGGGGAATATGAAGATAGAAGTCTGCCTTCGGAAGAGGTTGAATCCTGGAGCAGCAGTTACTCTGAGGGTGAAGACACCAGCAATGTCACAGGTCTCGATTCACCTGCCATTAAAGTCTGGGatggaaaaaataaaagaaatttcagtCGCATTCATCATCCACTTGAAACTCTTGACGGTCACAGGAGTATAAAGGGAAGAAAAGGTCACCTCATCGCTAAAAGATTGCACAGAACGAAATCTGCAAAGAAGAGATCTAGGCGAAGTGGTTACAACGGACATTTGTGGCAAGAGGGAGAAAGAACAAGTTTCTTATTGGGAGATGGGCAGGATGTACTGAACTCAACTGATGTAGTTGACAAACCTGGAGATTCAAGTGATGATGGTGAGACAGAGCTGTTAGGTAGAGCTTTTAGTGAAGCAACAGCTTCACCATCTTTGTCCACTGCTTATTTACCTGGAAATCATAAGTTGGCCGTGAATTCAGCAACAAATTCAGTTATTGCTGATTCTTTTTTCAAGCTAAGATGCGAG gtATTAGGTGCCAATATTGTCAAGAGTGGATCCAAAACATTCACCGTGTATTCCATATCAGTGACGGATGTAAATAATAACAGTTGGACTATCAAAAGAAG ATTCCAACATTTTGAGGAGTTGCATAGGCGCCTTAAAGAGTTTCCAGAGTATTATCTCCATTTGCCTCCAAAGCATTTCCTGTCGACAGGTCTAGATGTATTCGTAATTCAAGAACGTTGTACATTACTTGACCAGTATTTGAAG AAGCTTCTCCAGCTTCCAACGATTTCCTGCTCCATTGAAGTTTGGGATTTCCTTAGTGTCGATTCTCAG ATGTACATTTTTTCAGATTCACTATCCATTATTGAGACTTTTCCAG TTGACTTGAATGGCACATTGTATGAAAAGAACAAGGGGCCTAAAAAGAACGCTCAGCCTGTCAATGATCCTATATCCTCCACGAAAGAAAATTTTAGAAATGAGAACCATCATTCAGAATCACGTATCAAGGGCGATCATGGTTGGGAGGATTCAAAACTGAAAGCAAGAGACCAATCTCTTTCAGCAAAAAAGCCTGAAAAAGAAGTGGGAAAGGCTTCTCAAGAGTCAAATAGTGACTTCAAAAGCTCAGAGCCTAAGAACATTCTTTCAGTAAGAAACATGGAGAGAGCAGCGAATGGAGATAGGCGAGCTCCACTCTCTGCTGACGCCATTTATGTTTCCTCGGATGCAACCCTTCCTAGTGAG TGA